A section of the Sceloporus undulatus isolate JIND9_A2432 ecotype Alabama chromosome 3, SceUnd_v1.1, whole genome shotgun sequence genome encodes:
- the TSKU gene encoding tsukushi, with product MPLPVWFNLLLLFPSIATSRICFPGCHCEVESFGLFDSFSLTKVDCSGLGSHIVPVPIPLDTTYLDLSSNHLESLNESMLSGPGYTTLVSLDLSYNKISRIVSTTFSRLRYLESLDLSHNSLVALPEDCFSRSPLGDIDLSNNLILEITMDVFASKGQRKPLNVDLSNNLISLVSRHQDKAIPNIQSLNLSGNRLKNIPRLQGIPLRYLNLDGNPVSAIRKGAFSGLKDLIHLSLSGIYALSEISPYAFKDLPALQVLDLSNNPNIHSLDAEVFYSLSSLQELNLSGTGVATSLSKTMLKYLPSIKSVTLGKNVKCLKTVREGQYHRQIGLTKKEILSCHDSHGSIAPYAL from the coding sequence ATGCCTCTCCCGGTTTGGTTCAacctgctgctgcttttccccAGCATTGCTACCTCCAGGATTTGCTTCCCAGGATGTCACTGTGAGGTGGAGAGCTTTGGTCTCTTTGACAGCTTCAGCCTAACCAAGGTGGACTGCAGTGGCCTTGGGTCTCATATTGTGCCTGTACCCATTCCACTGGACACAACCTACTTGGATCTATCATCTAACCATCTGGAATCTCTCAATGAGTCTATGTTGTCGGGACCTGGATATACCACCCTGGTTAGCCTGGACTTGAGTTACAACAAAATCTCCAGGATTGTTTCCACAACCTTCTCGAGACTCAGATATCTAGAGTCTTTGGATCTGAGTCATAACTCTTTGGTTGCCCTTCCAGAGGATTGCTTCTCCAGGTCACCCCTGGGAGACATTGACCTGAGCAACAACCTCATCCTCGAGATCACGATGGATGTGTTTGCATCGAAAGGTCAACGGAAACCGCTTAACGTTGACCTCTCCAACAACTTGATAAGCCTGGTTTCAAGACACCAGGACAAAGCCATCCCCAATATTCAGAGCTTAAATCTGTCTGGAAACAGGTTGAAAAACATCCCACGCCTTCAAGGAATACCTCTCCGGTACTTAAATCTCGACGGAAACCCAGTCTCAGCCATCAGGAAGGGGGCATTCTCTGGATTGAAGGATTTAATCCACTTGTCACTCAGTGGTATTTATGCCCTTTCAGAGATTTCGCCATATGCCTTCAAAGACCTCCCTGCTCTCCAAGTGCTAGATTTATCCAACAATCCCAACATTCACTCGTTGGATGCGGAAGTCTTTTACAGCCTCAGTTCCTTGCAAGAACTCAACTTGTCGGGTACCGGTGTAGCCACATCTTTGTCAAAAACAATGTTGAAATATTTGCCTTCCATCAAAAGTGTCACCTTGGGCAAGAATGTCAAGTGTCTAAAGACAGTTCGAGAGGGCCAATACCATCGACAGATTGGGCTGACCAAGAAAGAGATCCTAAGCTGCCATGACAGTCATGGGTCAATAGCACCCTATGCTTTGTGA